One stretch of Equus przewalskii isolate Varuska chromosome 9, EquPr2, whole genome shotgun sequence DNA includes these proteins:
- the TRIM28 gene encoding transcription intermediary factor 1-beta isoform X2 translates to MAASAAAASAAAAASGSPGPGEGSAGGEKRTATAAAASASVSASASASSPAGGGGEALELLEHCGVCRERLRPEREPRLLPCLHSACSACLGPAAPAAANSSGDGGAAGDGAVVDCPVCKQQCFSKDIVENYFMRDSGSKAATDSQDANQCCTSCEDNAPATSYCVECSEPLCETCVEAHQRVKYTKDHTVRSTGPAKSRDGERTVYCNVHKHEPLVLFCESCDTLTCRDCQLNAHKDHQYQFLEDAVRNQRKLLASLVKRLGDKHATLQKNTKEVRSSIRQVSDVQKRVQVDVKMAILQIMKELNKRGRVLVNDAQKVTEGQQERLERQHWTMTKIQKHQEHILRFASWALESDNNTALLLSKKLIYFQLHRALKMIVDPVEPHGEMKFQWDLNAWTKSAEAFGKIVAERPGTNSTGPAPMAPPRPPGPLSKQGSGSSQPMEVHEGYGFGSDDPYSSAEPHVSGVKRSRSGEGEVSGLMRKVPRVSLERLDLDLTADSQPPVFKVFPGSTTEDYNLIVIERGAAAAAAGQPGTAPPGAPGAPPLPGMAIVKEEETEAAIGAPPAATEGPETKPVLMALAEGPGAEGPRLASPSGSTSSGLEVVAPEGTSAPTGGPGALDDSATICRVCQKPGDLVMCNQCEFCFHLDCHLPALQDVPGEEWSCSLCHVLPDLKEEDGNLSLDGGDSTGVVAKLSPANQQKCERVLLALFCHEPCRPLHQLATDSTFSLDQPGGTLDLTLIRARLQEKLSPPYSSPQEFAQDVGRMFKQFNKLTEDKADVQSIIGLQRFFETRMNEAFGDTKFSAVLVEPPPLSLPGASLSAQELSSGPGDGP, encoded by the exons ATGGCGGCCTCGGCGGCGGCGGcttcggcggcggcggcggcctcgGGCAGCCCCGGCCCGGGCGAGGGCTCGGCGGGCGGCGAAAAGCGcaccgccaccgccgccgccgcctcggctTCGGTTTCGGCTTCGGCCTCAGCGTCGTCACCCGCGGGGGGCGGTGGTGAGGCCCTGGAGTTACTGGAGCACTGCGGCGTGTGCCGGGAGCGCCTGCGGCCCGAGAGGGAGCCGCGCCTGCTGCCCTGCCTGCACTCGGCCTGCAGCGCCTGCCTCGGGCCCGCGGCCCCCGCCGCCGCCAACAGCTCGGGGGACGGGGGTGCGGCGGGCGACGGCGCCG TGGTGGACTGTCCTGTGTGCAAGCAGCAGTGCTTCTCCAAAGACATTGTGGAGAATTACTTTATGCGGGACAGTGGCAGCAAGGCTGCTACCGACTCCCAGGATGCGAATCAG TGCTGCACTAGCTGTGAGGATAATGCCCCTGCCACCAGCTACTGTGTAGAGTGCTCTGAGCCGTTGTGTGAGACTTGTGTGGAGGCACACCAGCGGGTGAAGTACACCAAGGACCACACCGTGCGCTCCACTG GGCCTGCCAAGTCAAGGGATGGTGAGCGCACCGTGTACTGCAATGTGCACAAGCACGAGCCCCTTGTGCTGTTCTGCGAGAGCTGTGATACACTCACCTGCCGGGACTGCCAGCTCAATGCCCACAAGGACCACCA ATACCAGTTTCTGGAGGATGCAGTGAGGAACCAGCGCAAGCTCCTGGCCTCGCTGGTGAAGCGTCTGGGGGACAAGCATGCAACATTGCAGAAGAACACCAAGGAGGTTCGCAGCTC GATCCGCCAAGTGTCTGACGTACAGAAGCGTGTGCAGGTCGATGTTAAGATGGCCATCCTGCAGATCATGAAGGAACTGAACAAGCGGGGCCGCGTGTTGGTCAATGATGCCCAG AAGGTGACTGAAGGGCAGCAGGAGCGCCTGGAGCGCCAGCACTGGACCATGACCAAGATCCAGAAGCACCAGGAACATATCCTGCGCTTTGCCTCATGGGCCCTGGAGAGTGACAATAACACAGCCCTACTGCTTTCTAAGAAGCTG ATCTACTTCCAGCTGCACCGGGCCCTCAAGATGATTGTGGACCCTGTGGAGCCACATGGCGAGATGAAGTTCCAGTGGGACCTCAACGCCTGGACCAAAAGTGCGGAGGCCTTCG GTAAGATTGTGGCAGAGCGTCCTGGCACCAACTCGACAGGCCCTGCACCCATGGCTCCTCCACGGCCTCCAGGGCCCTTGAGCAAGCAGGGCTCTGGCAGCAGCCAg CCCATGGAAGTGCACGAAGGCTATGGCTTTGGGTcag ATGACCCTTACTCGAGTGCAGAGCCACATGTGTCAGGGGTGAAGCG GTCCCGCTCAGGTGAGGGTGAGGTGAGTGGTCTCATGCGCAAGGTGCCACGGGTGAGCCTGGAGCGCCTGGACCTGGACCTCACGGCTGACAGCCAACCACCAGTCTTCAAGGTCTTCCCAGGCAGCACCACTGAGGATTACAATCTCATTGTTATTGAGCGGggtgctgcagctgctgctgctggacagCCTGGGACTGCGCCCCCTGGCGCCCCTGGGGCCCCACCCCTGCCGGGCATGGCCATTGTCAAG gaggaagagacagaggctgCCATTGGAgccccacctgctgccactgAGGGCCCTGAGACCAAACCTGTGCTGATGGCGCTGGCAGAGGGTCCTGGTGCTGAGGGCCCTCGCCTGGCCTCACCCAGTGGCAGTACCAGCTCAGGCCTGGAGGTGGTGGCTCCAGAGGGCACCTCAGCCCCAACTGGTGGCCCAGGTGCCCTGGATGACAGTGCCACCATCTGCCGCGTCTGCCAGAAGCCAGGCGACCTCGTCATGTGCAACCAGTGCGAGTTCTGCTTCCACCTGGATTGCCACCTGCCTGCCCTGCAGGATGTGCCAGG ggaGGAGTGGAGCTGCTCGCTTTGCCATGTGCTACCAGACCTGAAGGAGGAGGATGGCAACCTGAGCCTGGATGGTGGTGACAGCACTGGCGTGGTAGCCAAGCTTTCTCCAGCCAACCAGCAG AAGTGTGAGCGTGTCCTGCTGGCCCTGTTCTGCCATGAGCCCTGCCGGCCCTTGCACCAGCTGGCTACTGACTCCACCTTCTCCCTG GATCAGCCTGGTGGCACCCTGGACCTGACCCTGATCCGTGCCCGCCTCCAGGAGAAGTTGTCACCACCTTACAGCTCCCCCCAGGAGTTTGCCCAGGATGTGGGCCGCATGTTCAAGCAGTTCAACAAGCTCACAGAG GACAAGGCGGATGTGCAGTCCATCATCGGCCTGCAGCGCTTTTTTGAGACTCGCATGAATGAGGCCTTCGGTGACACCAAGTTCTCTGCTGTGCTGGTGGAGCCCCCGCCACTGAGCCTGCCTGGTGCCAGCCTGAGTGCCCAGGAGCTGTCCAGTGGCCCTGGTGATGGCCCCTGA
- the TRIM28 gene encoding transcription intermediary factor 1-beta isoform X1, with product MAASAAAASAAAAASGSPGPGEGSAGGEKRTATAAAASASVSASASASSPAGGGGEALELLEHCGVCRERLRPEREPRLLPCLHSACSACLGPAAPAAANSSGDGGAAGDGAVVDCPVCKQQCFSKDIVENYFMRDSGSKAATDSQDANQQCCTSCEDNAPATSYCVECSEPLCETCVEAHQRVKYTKDHTVRSTGPAKSRDGERTVYCNVHKHEPLVLFCESCDTLTCRDCQLNAHKDHQYQFLEDAVRNQRKLLASLVKRLGDKHATLQKNTKEVRSSIRQVSDVQKRVQVDVKMAILQIMKELNKRGRVLVNDAQKVTEGQQERLERQHWTMTKIQKHQEHILRFASWALESDNNTALLLSKKLIYFQLHRALKMIVDPVEPHGEMKFQWDLNAWTKSAEAFGKIVAERPGTNSTGPAPMAPPRPPGPLSKQGSGSSQPMEVHEGYGFGSDDPYSSAEPHVSGVKRSRSGEGEVSGLMRKVPRVSLERLDLDLTADSQPPVFKVFPGSTTEDYNLIVIERGAAAAAAGQPGTAPPGAPGAPPLPGMAIVKEEETEAAIGAPPAATEGPETKPVLMALAEGPGAEGPRLASPSGSTSSGLEVVAPEGTSAPTGGPGALDDSATICRVCQKPGDLVMCNQCEFCFHLDCHLPALQDVPGEEWSCSLCHVLPDLKEEDGNLSLDGGDSTGVVAKLSPANQQKCERVLLALFCHEPCRPLHQLATDSTFSLDQPGGTLDLTLIRARLQEKLSPPYSSPQEFAQDVGRMFKQFNKLTEDKADVQSIIGLQRFFETRMNEAFGDTKFSAVLVEPPPLSLPGASLSAQELSSGPGDGP from the exons ATGGCGGCCTCGGCGGCGGCGGcttcggcggcggcggcggcctcgGGCAGCCCCGGCCCGGGCGAGGGCTCGGCGGGCGGCGAAAAGCGcaccgccaccgccgccgccgcctcggctTCGGTTTCGGCTTCGGCCTCAGCGTCGTCACCCGCGGGGGGCGGTGGTGAGGCCCTGGAGTTACTGGAGCACTGCGGCGTGTGCCGGGAGCGCCTGCGGCCCGAGAGGGAGCCGCGCCTGCTGCCCTGCCTGCACTCGGCCTGCAGCGCCTGCCTCGGGCCCGCGGCCCCCGCCGCCGCCAACAGCTCGGGGGACGGGGGTGCGGCGGGCGACGGCGCCG TGGTGGACTGTCCTGTGTGCAAGCAGCAGTGCTTCTCCAAAGACATTGTGGAGAATTACTTTATGCGGGACAGTGGCAGCAAGGCTGCTACCGACTCCCAGGATGCGAATCAG CAGTGCTGCACTAGCTGTGAGGATAATGCCCCTGCCACCAGCTACTGTGTAGAGTGCTCTGAGCCGTTGTGTGAGACTTGTGTGGAGGCACACCAGCGGGTGAAGTACACCAAGGACCACACCGTGCGCTCCACTG GGCCTGCCAAGTCAAGGGATGGTGAGCGCACCGTGTACTGCAATGTGCACAAGCACGAGCCCCTTGTGCTGTTCTGCGAGAGCTGTGATACACTCACCTGCCGGGACTGCCAGCTCAATGCCCACAAGGACCACCA ATACCAGTTTCTGGAGGATGCAGTGAGGAACCAGCGCAAGCTCCTGGCCTCGCTGGTGAAGCGTCTGGGGGACAAGCATGCAACATTGCAGAAGAACACCAAGGAGGTTCGCAGCTC GATCCGCCAAGTGTCTGACGTACAGAAGCGTGTGCAGGTCGATGTTAAGATGGCCATCCTGCAGATCATGAAGGAACTGAACAAGCGGGGCCGCGTGTTGGTCAATGATGCCCAG AAGGTGACTGAAGGGCAGCAGGAGCGCCTGGAGCGCCAGCACTGGACCATGACCAAGATCCAGAAGCACCAGGAACATATCCTGCGCTTTGCCTCATGGGCCCTGGAGAGTGACAATAACACAGCCCTACTGCTTTCTAAGAAGCTG ATCTACTTCCAGCTGCACCGGGCCCTCAAGATGATTGTGGACCCTGTGGAGCCACATGGCGAGATGAAGTTCCAGTGGGACCTCAACGCCTGGACCAAAAGTGCGGAGGCCTTCG GTAAGATTGTGGCAGAGCGTCCTGGCACCAACTCGACAGGCCCTGCACCCATGGCTCCTCCACGGCCTCCAGGGCCCTTGAGCAAGCAGGGCTCTGGCAGCAGCCAg CCCATGGAAGTGCACGAAGGCTATGGCTTTGGGTcag ATGACCCTTACTCGAGTGCAGAGCCACATGTGTCAGGGGTGAAGCG GTCCCGCTCAGGTGAGGGTGAGGTGAGTGGTCTCATGCGCAAGGTGCCACGGGTGAGCCTGGAGCGCCTGGACCTGGACCTCACGGCTGACAGCCAACCACCAGTCTTCAAGGTCTTCCCAGGCAGCACCACTGAGGATTACAATCTCATTGTTATTGAGCGGggtgctgcagctgctgctgctggacagCCTGGGACTGCGCCCCCTGGCGCCCCTGGGGCCCCACCCCTGCCGGGCATGGCCATTGTCAAG gaggaagagacagaggctgCCATTGGAgccccacctgctgccactgAGGGCCCTGAGACCAAACCTGTGCTGATGGCGCTGGCAGAGGGTCCTGGTGCTGAGGGCCCTCGCCTGGCCTCACCCAGTGGCAGTACCAGCTCAGGCCTGGAGGTGGTGGCTCCAGAGGGCACCTCAGCCCCAACTGGTGGCCCAGGTGCCCTGGATGACAGTGCCACCATCTGCCGCGTCTGCCAGAAGCCAGGCGACCTCGTCATGTGCAACCAGTGCGAGTTCTGCTTCCACCTGGATTGCCACCTGCCTGCCCTGCAGGATGTGCCAGG ggaGGAGTGGAGCTGCTCGCTTTGCCATGTGCTACCAGACCTGAAGGAGGAGGATGGCAACCTGAGCCTGGATGGTGGTGACAGCACTGGCGTGGTAGCCAAGCTTTCTCCAGCCAACCAGCAG AAGTGTGAGCGTGTCCTGCTGGCCCTGTTCTGCCATGAGCCCTGCCGGCCCTTGCACCAGCTGGCTACTGACTCCACCTTCTCCCTG GATCAGCCTGGTGGCACCCTGGACCTGACCCTGATCCGTGCCCGCCTCCAGGAGAAGTTGTCACCACCTTACAGCTCCCCCCAGGAGTTTGCCCAGGATGTGGGCCGCATGTTCAAGCAGTTCAACAAGCTCACAGAG GACAAGGCGGATGTGCAGTCCATCATCGGCCTGCAGCGCTTTTTTGAGACTCGCATGAATGAGGCCTTCGGTGACACCAAGTTCTCTGCTGTGCTGGTGGAGCCCCCGCCACTGAGCCTGCCTGGTGCCAGCCTGAGTGCCCAGGAGCTGTCCAGTGGCCCTGGTGATGGCCCCTGA
- the TRIM28 gene encoding transcription intermediary factor 1-beta isoform X7: MAGTTRGMKRFWEPEMFCFLLSELVTQVAHLVDCPVCKQQCFSKDIVENYFMRDSGSKAATDSQDANQQCCTSCEDNAPATSYCVECSEPLCETCVEAHQRVKYTKDHTVRSTGPAKSRDGERTVYCNVHKHEPLVLFCESCDTLTCRDCQLNAHKDHQYQFLEDAVRNQRKLLASLVKRLGDKHATLQKNTKEVRSSIRQVSDVQKRVQVDVKMAILQIMKELNKRGRVLVNDAQKVTEGQQERLERQHWTMTKIQKHQEHILRFASWALESDNNTALLLSKKLIYFQLHRALKMIVDPVEPHGEMKFQWDLNAWTKSAEAFGKIVAERPGTNSTGPAPMAPPRPPGPLSKQGSGSSQPMEVHEGYGFGSDDPYSSAEPHVSGVKRSRSGEGEVSGLMRKVPRVSLERLDLDLTADSQPPVFKVFPGSTTEDYNLIVIERGAAAAAAGQPGTAPPGAPGAPPLPGMAIVKEEETEAAIGAPPAATEGPETKPVLMALAEGPGAEGPRLASPSGSTSSGLEVVAPEGTSAPTGGPGALDDSATICRVCQKPGDLVMCNQCEFCFHLDCHLPALQDVPGEEWSCSLCHVLPDLKEEDGNLSLDGGDSTGVVAKLSPANQQKCERVLLALFCHEPCRPLHQLATDSTFSLDQPGGTLDLTLIRARLQEKLSPPYSSPQEFAQDVGRMFKQFNKLTEDKADVQSIIGLQRFFETRMNEAFGDTKFSAVLVEPPPLSLPGASLSAQELSSGPGDGP, from the exons ATGGCGGGGACTACAAGGGGCATGAAGAGGTTCTGGGAGCCAGAGATGTTCTGTTTTTTGCTATCAGAGCTGGTTACCCAGGTTGCTCATT TGGTGGACTGTCCTGTGTGCAAGCAGCAGTGCTTCTCCAAAGACATTGTGGAGAATTACTTTATGCGGGACAGTGGCAGCAAGGCTGCTACCGACTCCCAGGATGCGAATCAG CAGTGCTGCACTAGCTGTGAGGATAATGCCCCTGCCACCAGCTACTGTGTAGAGTGCTCTGAGCCGTTGTGTGAGACTTGTGTGGAGGCACACCAGCGGGTGAAGTACACCAAGGACCACACCGTGCGCTCCACTG GGCCTGCCAAGTCAAGGGATGGTGAGCGCACCGTGTACTGCAATGTGCACAAGCACGAGCCCCTTGTGCTGTTCTGCGAGAGCTGTGATACACTCACCTGCCGGGACTGCCAGCTCAATGCCCACAAGGACCACCA ATACCAGTTTCTGGAGGATGCAGTGAGGAACCAGCGCAAGCTCCTGGCCTCGCTGGTGAAGCGTCTGGGGGACAAGCATGCAACATTGCAGAAGAACACCAAGGAGGTTCGCAGCTC GATCCGCCAAGTGTCTGACGTACAGAAGCGTGTGCAGGTCGATGTTAAGATGGCCATCCTGCAGATCATGAAGGAACTGAACAAGCGGGGCCGCGTGTTGGTCAATGATGCCCAG AAGGTGACTGAAGGGCAGCAGGAGCGCCTGGAGCGCCAGCACTGGACCATGACCAAGATCCAGAAGCACCAGGAACATATCCTGCGCTTTGCCTCATGGGCCCTGGAGAGTGACAATAACACAGCCCTACTGCTTTCTAAGAAGCTG ATCTACTTCCAGCTGCACCGGGCCCTCAAGATGATTGTGGACCCTGTGGAGCCACATGGCGAGATGAAGTTCCAGTGGGACCTCAACGCCTGGACCAAAAGTGCGGAGGCCTTCG GTAAGATTGTGGCAGAGCGTCCTGGCACCAACTCGACAGGCCCTGCACCCATGGCTCCTCCACGGCCTCCAGGGCCCTTGAGCAAGCAGGGCTCTGGCAGCAGCCAg CCCATGGAAGTGCACGAAGGCTATGGCTTTGGGTcag ATGACCCTTACTCGAGTGCAGAGCCACATGTGTCAGGGGTGAAGCG GTCCCGCTCAGGTGAGGGTGAGGTGAGTGGTCTCATGCGCAAGGTGCCACGGGTGAGCCTGGAGCGCCTGGACCTGGACCTCACGGCTGACAGCCAACCACCAGTCTTCAAGGTCTTCCCAGGCAGCACCACTGAGGATTACAATCTCATTGTTATTGAGCGGggtgctgcagctgctgctgctggacagCCTGGGACTGCGCCCCCTGGCGCCCCTGGGGCCCCACCCCTGCCGGGCATGGCCATTGTCAAG gaggaagagacagaggctgCCATTGGAgccccacctgctgccactgAGGGCCCTGAGACCAAACCTGTGCTGATGGCGCTGGCAGAGGGTCCTGGTGCTGAGGGCCCTCGCCTGGCCTCACCCAGTGGCAGTACCAGCTCAGGCCTGGAGGTGGTGGCTCCAGAGGGCACCTCAGCCCCAACTGGTGGCCCAGGTGCCCTGGATGACAGTGCCACCATCTGCCGCGTCTGCCAGAAGCCAGGCGACCTCGTCATGTGCAACCAGTGCGAGTTCTGCTTCCACCTGGATTGCCACCTGCCTGCCCTGCAGGATGTGCCAGG ggaGGAGTGGAGCTGCTCGCTTTGCCATGTGCTACCAGACCTGAAGGAGGAGGATGGCAACCTGAGCCTGGATGGTGGTGACAGCACTGGCGTGGTAGCCAAGCTTTCTCCAGCCAACCAGCAG AAGTGTGAGCGTGTCCTGCTGGCCCTGTTCTGCCATGAGCCCTGCCGGCCCTTGCACCAGCTGGCTACTGACTCCACCTTCTCCCTG GATCAGCCTGGTGGCACCCTGGACCTGACCCTGATCCGTGCCCGCCTCCAGGAGAAGTTGTCACCACCTTACAGCTCCCCCCAGGAGTTTGCCCAGGATGTGGGCCGCATGTTCAAGCAGTTCAACAAGCTCACAGAG GACAAGGCGGATGTGCAGTCCATCATCGGCCTGCAGCGCTTTTTTGAGACTCGCATGAATGAGGCCTTCGGTGACACCAAGTTCTCTGCTGTGCTGGTGGAGCCCCCGCCACTGAGCCTGCCTGGTGCCAGCCTGAGTGCCCAGGAGCTGTCCAGTGGCCCTGGTGATGGCCCCTGA
- the TRIM28 gene encoding transcription intermediary factor 1-beta isoform X8, with amino-acid sequence MAGTTRGMKRFWEPEMFCFLLSELVTQVAHLVDCPVCKQQCFSKDIVENYFMRDSGSKAATDSQDANQCCTSCEDNAPATSYCVECSEPLCETCVEAHQRVKYTKDHTVRSTGPAKSRDGERTVYCNVHKHEPLVLFCESCDTLTCRDCQLNAHKDHQYQFLEDAVRNQRKLLASLVKRLGDKHATLQKNTKEVRSSIRQVSDVQKRVQVDVKMAILQIMKELNKRGRVLVNDAQKVTEGQQERLERQHWTMTKIQKHQEHILRFASWALESDNNTALLLSKKLIYFQLHRALKMIVDPVEPHGEMKFQWDLNAWTKSAEAFGKIVAERPGTNSTGPAPMAPPRPPGPLSKQGSGSSQPMEVHEGYGFGSDDPYSSAEPHVSGVKRSRSGEGEVSGLMRKVPRVSLERLDLDLTADSQPPVFKVFPGSTTEDYNLIVIERGAAAAAAGQPGTAPPGAPGAPPLPGMAIVKEEETEAAIGAPPAATEGPETKPVLMALAEGPGAEGPRLASPSGSTSSGLEVVAPEGTSAPTGGPGALDDSATICRVCQKPGDLVMCNQCEFCFHLDCHLPALQDVPGEEWSCSLCHVLPDLKEEDGNLSLDGGDSTGVVAKLSPANQQKCERVLLALFCHEPCRPLHQLATDSTFSLDQPGGTLDLTLIRARLQEKLSPPYSSPQEFAQDVGRMFKQFNKLTEDKADVQSIIGLQRFFETRMNEAFGDTKFSAVLVEPPPLSLPGASLSAQELSSGPGDGP; translated from the exons ATGGCGGGGACTACAAGGGGCATGAAGAGGTTCTGGGAGCCAGAGATGTTCTGTTTTTTGCTATCAGAGCTGGTTACCCAGGTTGCTCATT TGGTGGACTGTCCTGTGTGCAAGCAGCAGTGCTTCTCCAAAGACATTGTGGAGAATTACTTTATGCGGGACAGTGGCAGCAAGGCTGCTACCGACTCCCAGGATGCGAATCAG TGCTGCACTAGCTGTGAGGATAATGCCCCTGCCACCAGCTACTGTGTAGAGTGCTCTGAGCCGTTGTGTGAGACTTGTGTGGAGGCACACCAGCGGGTGAAGTACACCAAGGACCACACCGTGCGCTCCACTG GGCCTGCCAAGTCAAGGGATGGTGAGCGCACCGTGTACTGCAATGTGCACAAGCACGAGCCCCTTGTGCTGTTCTGCGAGAGCTGTGATACACTCACCTGCCGGGACTGCCAGCTCAATGCCCACAAGGACCACCA ATACCAGTTTCTGGAGGATGCAGTGAGGAACCAGCGCAAGCTCCTGGCCTCGCTGGTGAAGCGTCTGGGGGACAAGCATGCAACATTGCAGAAGAACACCAAGGAGGTTCGCAGCTC GATCCGCCAAGTGTCTGACGTACAGAAGCGTGTGCAGGTCGATGTTAAGATGGCCATCCTGCAGATCATGAAGGAACTGAACAAGCGGGGCCGCGTGTTGGTCAATGATGCCCAG AAGGTGACTGAAGGGCAGCAGGAGCGCCTGGAGCGCCAGCACTGGACCATGACCAAGATCCAGAAGCACCAGGAACATATCCTGCGCTTTGCCTCATGGGCCCTGGAGAGTGACAATAACACAGCCCTACTGCTTTCTAAGAAGCTG ATCTACTTCCAGCTGCACCGGGCCCTCAAGATGATTGTGGACCCTGTGGAGCCACATGGCGAGATGAAGTTCCAGTGGGACCTCAACGCCTGGACCAAAAGTGCGGAGGCCTTCG GTAAGATTGTGGCAGAGCGTCCTGGCACCAACTCGACAGGCCCTGCACCCATGGCTCCTCCACGGCCTCCAGGGCCCTTGAGCAAGCAGGGCTCTGGCAGCAGCCAg CCCATGGAAGTGCACGAAGGCTATGGCTTTGGGTcag ATGACCCTTACTCGAGTGCAGAGCCACATGTGTCAGGGGTGAAGCG GTCCCGCTCAGGTGAGGGTGAGGTGAGTGGTCTCATGCGCAAGGTGCCACGGGTGAGCCTGGAGCGCCTGGACCTGGACCTCACGGCTGACAGCCAACCACCAGTCTTCAAGGTCTTCCCAGGCAGCACCACTGAGGATTACAATCTCATTGTTATTGAGCGGggtgctgcagctgctgctgctggacagCCTGGGACTGCGCCCCCTGGCGCCCCTGGGGCCCCACCCCTGCCGGGCATGGCCATTGTCAAG gaggaagagacagaggctgCCATTGGAgccccacctgctgccactgAGGGCCCTGAGACCAAACCTGTGCTGATGGCGCTGGCAGAGGGTCCTGGTGCTGAGGGCCCTCGCCTGGCCTCACCCAGTGGCAGTACCAGCTCAGGCCTGGAGGTGGTGGCTCCAGAGGGCACCTCAGCCCCAACTGGTGGCCCAGGTGCCCTGGATGACAGTGCCACCATCTGCCGCGTCTGCCAGAAGCCAGGCGACCTCGTCATGTGCAACCAGTGCGAGTTCTGCTTCCACCTGGATTGCCACCTGCCTGCCCTGCAGGATGTGCCAGG ggaGGAGTGGAGCTGCTCGCTTTGCCATGTGCTACCAGACCTGAAGGAGGAGGATGGCAACCTGAGCCTGGATGGTGGTGACAGCACTGGCGTGGTAGCCAAGCTTTCTCCAGCCAACCAGCAG AAGTGTGAGCGTGTCCTGCTGGCCCTGTTCTGCCATGAGCCCTGCCGGCCCTTGCACCAGCTGGCTACTGACTCCACCTTCTCCCTG GATCAGCCTGGTGGCACCCTGGACCTGACCCTGATCCGTGCCCGCCTCCAGGAGAAGTTGTCACCACCTTACAGCTCCCCCCAGGAGTTTGCCCAGGATGTGGGCCGCATGTTCAAGCAGTTCAACAAGCTCACAGAG GACAAGGCGGATGTGCAGTCCATCATCGGCCTGCAGCGCTTTTTTGAGACTCGCATGAATGAGGCCTTCGGTGACACCAAGTTCTCTGCTGTGCTGGTGGAGCCCCCGCCACTGAGCCTGCCTGGTGCCAGCCTGAGTGCCCAGGAGCTGTCCAGTGGCCCTGGTGATGGCCCCTGA